A genomic segment from Neobacillus sp. YX16 encodes:
- a CDS encoding amino acid deaminase/aldolase: MRDYQYYKSALQGIPLPYAFLDRDVLNENIHDILSRSKGKSIRLASKSIRSIGILRYIFQASPQFQGIMCYSPWEAIYLAKQGFQDLLLGYPVWDTTAIVAVTSKLKEDSPITFMVDCLDHVKHIEGIAEKEDVLIPLCVDLDMSSTMFGLHFGVHRSPLRTTVQALEVFKYIASSRYVYLDGIMGYEAQIAGLGDRYPSQTLKNKIVRFLKERSIHEVVQRRSDIVREVRSLGIPYRFINGGGTGSLRTTTSEEAVTEVTVGSGFYAPGLFDNYQDFRYQPALGFAIEIVRIPAPSIYTCLGGGYVASGATGNDKLPKPYLPQEATLLKNEGAGEVQTPIMYKGEESLQLGDPIFMRHSKAGELCERFTHLLIVSEGKVMDKVTTYRGDGACFL, encoded by the coding sequence ATGCGAGATTATCAATATTATAAAAGTGCATTACAAGGGATTCCTTTGCCGTATGCCTTTTTAGATAGGGATGTCTTGAATGAAAATATTCATGATATTCTTTCCCGCAGTAAAGGAAAATCGATTCGGCTTGCTAGCAAATCGATTCGAAGTATAGGTATTTTGCGTTATATCTTTCAAGCAAGTCCTCAATTTCAAGGCATTATGTGTTATTCACCTTGGGAAGCTATCTACCTCGCAAAGCAAGGGTTTCAGGATTTGCTGCTGGGCTATCCGGTATGGGATACTACTGCAATCGTTGCTGTAACTAGTAAGCTCAAGGAAGATTCCCCTATTACATTCATGGTAGATTGTCTTGATCATGTTAAGCATATTGAAGGAATTGCTGAAAAAGAGGACGTTCTAATCCCTCTTTGTGTTGATCTTGATATGTCTTCTACTATGTTTGGGCTGCACTTTGGAGTACACCGCTCTCCCCTTCGTACAACGGTTCAAGCCTTAGAGGTTTTCAAATACATTGCTTCTTCACGCTATGTGTACCTTGATGGCATTATGGGATACGAGGCTCAAATTGCTGGTCTTGGCGATCGATATCCTTCTCAAACTTTAAAAAATAAGATTGTCCGTTTTTTAAAAGAGCGTTCGATCCATGAGGTTGTGCAAAGACGATCAGACATTGTTAGAGAAGTCCGTTCATTAGGAATTCCTTACCGCTTTATCAATGGAGGTGGAACAGGAAGCCTTCGCACTACAACTTCTGAGGAAGCCGTTACGGAGGTTACCGTTGGTTCAGGATTTTATGCACCAGGCTTGTTTGACAACTATCAGGATTTCCGTTATCAGCCTGCATTAGGATTTGCGATTGAAATTGTACGAATCCCTGCACCTTCCATCTATACTTGCTTAGGAGGAGGCTATGTGGCATCGGGCGCCACAGGAAACGATAAGCTGCCAAAACCCTATCTTCCGCAAGAGGCTACCCTATTAAAAAACGAAGGAGCTGGAGAAGTACAAACTCCTATTATGTATAAAGGGGAGGAATCATTACAACTTGGGGATCCCATATTTATGCGTCACAGTAAAGCAGGAGAATTATGCGAACGGTTTACTCATCTTTTGATCGTTTCAGAGGGCAAGGTTATGGATAAAGTAACCACATATCGGGGGGATGGAGCATGCTTTCTGTAA
- a CDS encoding RidA family protein — MNNIDQRLQDLGIELQEATGPIYHYVPVMIHQGVAYISGQVPRINGEVPFQGKVGREVTIEQAQELAEMCVLKGLSSLKAAIGSLDKVEQVLKVTGYVQTAPGFFEPSKVLDAASELLYKIFGKKGHHARTAVGVAELPSNTPIEIDFIIAVKHEDRTR; from the coding sequence TTGAATAACATAGATCAACGTTTACAAGATTTAGGTATCGAATTACAGGAAGCAACTGGACCAATTTACCATTATGTACCAGTAATGATTCATCAAGGTGTAGCTTACATTAGTGGACAAGTACCTAGAATAAATGGAGAAGTTCCTTTTCAAGGTAAAGTAGGTAGAGAGGTTACGATTGAACAAGCTCAGGAACTAGCAGAGATGTGTGTGCTAAAAGGGCTTAGCAGTTTAAAAGCTGCAATTGGCAGCCTTGACAAGGTTGAACAAGTATTAAAAGTAACAGGCTATGTTCAGACTGCACCTGGTTTTTTTGAACCATCAAAAGTTCTTGATGCTGCTTCTGAATTATTATATAAGATTTTTGGCAAGAAAGGACATCATGCTCGTACAGCTGTTGGAGTAGCGGAACTCCCTAGTAATACTCCGATTGAGATTGATTTTATCATTGCAGTAAAACACGAGGATAGAACCAGATGA
- a CDS encoding sensor histidine kinase, which yields MDIKLKKYSHSITTKIIVFMVMITCFAGIVKAFVDVEEVNDGDLGIVFEENYFLSQAYVRETESIVSNLTRLLGEYKSEEHILKGGSITEEELRGEVDPFYLDFLSQSKSYNPNISEAENYEKFKTEYADQIARARDRLIKVDLREYHLLVQNLEEVKAPMYYASDGVNEYTNTTTERERFKTFPTYMMFEEYKRDIYPKEIRENERFNWITDRIDELNPESDVVAIAFTKGFLDEQIEEWKENKVIIKGIFYRLLAFLAGFILSFVYLLLVIGRNSFKDEELRMHAVDKLYVDLNFLLGMGLIFSWVALLEDVSSPNIDILVIPITIPVSVAVFVLILSLVRHFKNGTFFRHTLIYRIFYRLFQFVKNVYDSGSVGVKTVLIVIGYPIVVAATFFIFPITLGLAAWIAFRRVKSFQAIKEGVEKIKDGDIHHTIDVGGKGEFARLAANINSITDGLNKAVDSELKSERLKTELITNVSHDIRTPLTSIITYVDLLKKEKLPLKAEEYVEVLDQKSKRLKILTDDLFEAAKASSGSIPVQLERIDIVSLITQGLGEVSDKIEDYDLAFKFNYPKEKVYVAADGKLLWRSIENVLSNIFKYALKGSRVYIDVEDLGSEVLLTFKNISAYELNISADELMERFKRGDESRTSQGSGLGLSIAESLIDIQKGKFTIQVDGDLFKSMITLPKYN from the coding sequence TTGGATATAAAGTTGAAAAAATATAGTCACTCGATTACAACAAAAATTATCGTTTTTATGGTGATGATTACTTGTTTTGCAGGCATCGTCAAAGCATTTGTTGATGTTGAGGAAGTAAATGATGGCGATCTTGGTATCGTTTTTGAAGAAAACTACTTTTTAAGCCAGGCATATGTGCGGGAAACGGAGAGTATTGTTAGCAATCTAACGAGACTGCTTGGGGAGTATAAGAGTGAAGAACATATTTTAAAGGGCGGGAGTATAACGGAGGAAGAATTAAGAGGCGAAGTGGATCCCTTTTATTTAGATTTTTTGTCTCAATCCAAAAGTTATAATCCCAATATTAGTGAAGCGGAAAACTATGAAAAGTTTAAAACCGAATATGCCGATCAGATCGCGCGGGCAAGGGATAGGCTGATAAAAGTTGATTTAAGGGAATACCATTTACTAGTGCAGAACCTAGAAGAGGTTAAGGCGCCAATGTATTATGCGAGTGATGGTGTGAACGAGTATACAAATACAACGACAGAACGAGAAAGGTTTAAAACGTTTCCTACCTATATGATGTTTGAGGAATATAAGAGAGACATATATCCAAAAGAAATAAGAGAGAATGAACGGTTCAATTGGATTACAGATAGAATAGATGAGTTGAATCCGGAAAGCGATGTTGTAGCGATTGCTTTTACAAAGGGATTTTTAGATGAACAAATAGAAGAATGGAAAGAAAATAAAGTCATTATTAAGGGTATTTTTTATAGATTATTAGCGTTCTTAGCAGGATTTATCCTTTCGTTTGTTTATCTGCTGCTTGTGATTGGAAGAAATTCATTTAAGGATGAAGAGCTGCGCATGCATGCAGTCGATAAATTATATGTTGATCTGAATTTCTTGCTTGGTATGGGACTCATATTCAGTTGGGTTGCACTTTTGGAGGATGTATCTTCTCCAAATATCGATATATTGGTCATCCCCATCACGATTCCGGTTTCCGTGGCAGTGTTTGTGCTGATTCTATCATTAGTGAGGCATTTCAAGAATGGAACGTTTTTCAGGCATACGTTGATTTATCGAATATTCTATAGGCTGTTTCAATTTGTAAAAAATGTTTATGACAGCGGTAGTGTTGGGGTAAAGACGGTATTGATTGTGATCGGATATCCAATAGTGGTTGCGGCAACGTTTTTTATATTCCCGATTACCTTGGGTTTGGCAGCATGGATTGCTTTTAGGAGAGTTAAGTCATTTCAGGCCATTAAAGAAGGGGTAGAGAAGATAAAAGATGGAGATATTCATCATACCATCGATGTGGGGGGGAAAGGAGAGTTCGCGAGACTTGCGGCTAATATCAATAGCATCACCGATGGGTTGAATAAGGCCGTTGATAGCGAACTGAAGAGTGAGCGGTTAAAAACGGAGCTCATCACCAATGTATCTCATGATATCAGAACGCCTTTAACCTCGATTATCACCTATGTGGATTTATTGAAGAAGGAAAAGCTCCCATTAAAGGCAGAGGAATATGTCGAAGTACTGGATCAAAAGTCCAAAAGGTTAAAAATCCTGACCGATGATTTATTTGAAGCGGCTAAGGCTTCCAGCGGAAGTATTCCGGTTCAATTGGAGCGTATCGATATTGTCTCTTTAATCACCCAGGGACTTGGGGAAGTCAGTGATAAAATAGAAGATTACGATTTAGCTTTTAAGTTCAATTATCCTAAGGAAAAGGTATACGTTGCAGCTGATGGGAAATTACTATGGAGATCCATCGAGAACGTCTTATCCAATATCTTCAAATATGCGCTTAAAGGGTCAAGGGTCTACATCGATGTCGAGGATTTAGGCAGCGAAGTGCTTCTTACCTTCAAGAACATTTCAGCGTACGAGTTAAATATTTCAGCAGACGAATTAATGGAGCGCTTTAAAAGAGGCGACGAATCCAGAACAAGTCAAGGCAGCGGATTAGGACTGTCCATTGCAGAAAGCCTCATCGATATCCAAAAAGGGAAATTCACCATCCAAGTGGATGGAGACTTGTTTAAGTCGATGATCACTTTACCCAAATATAATTAA
- a CDS encoding response regulator transcription factor has product MNILVCDDDKAIVDAIGIYLENEGYQVFKAFDGIEAIEIIDYQEIHLIIMDIMMPRMDGIRATMKIREDNKIPVIMLSAKSEDYDKILGLNIGADDYITKPFNPLELIARVKSQLRRYTSFGGLETKTNVYRTGGLIIDDESKTITVDGEIVHLTPVQYKIVKLLTANAGRVFSIEEIYEKVWNEAAFSPENTVTVHIRKIREKIEINPKEPKYLKVVWGVGYKVEKI; this is encoded by the coding sequence ATGAACATATTGGTTTGTGATGATGATAAGGCAATTGTGGATGCGATTGGAATTTACTTGGAAAATGAAGGTTATCAAGTATTTAAGGCGTTTGATGGCATTGAGGCTATCGAAATCATCGATTATCAGGAGATTCATCTTATTATCATGGATATCATGATGCCAAGGATGGATGGAATTCGAGCGACGATGAAGATTAGAGAAGATAATAAAATACCAGTGATCATGCTTTCTGCTAAATCCGAGGATTACGATAAAATTTTAGGATTAAATATTGGAGCAGATGACTATATCACCAAGCCGTTTAATCCATTAGAGCTCATCGCAAGAGTTAAGTCACAGCTGAGAAGGTATACATCTTTTGGAGGGCTTGAAACCAAGACAAATGTCTATCGAACGGGGGGACTCATCATCGATGATGAAAGTAAAACCATCACTGTCGATGGAGAGATTGTCCATCTGACGCCGGTACAATATAAGATTGTAAAGCTACTGACTGCAAACGCCGGAAGGGTTTTCTCCATCGAGGAGATTTATGAGAAGGTATGGAATGAAGCGGCTTTTAGTCCGGAAAATACGGTGACCGTACATATCAGAAAAATTAGAGAGAAAATAGAAATCAATCCGAAAGAGCCAAAATATTTGAAGGTGGTGTGGGGAGTTGGATATAAAGTTGAAAAAATATAG
- a CDS encoding sigma-70 family RNA polymerase sigma factor — MQKKSDAELMQLIKEKYRPALEELYDRYIKLVYSFSLNSTKDPDKAKVIVQAVFMRIWTTENGYNPEKGQFVNWLLTITRNITIDHHRKEKRENVFVAIEQEQLEQIPGNPSNNPAEIVSRKLLREQIQKTYQYLSNNQIELIQWLYWEGYTLREIAEMKQEPLGTIKSRLHQTLKILRNHMVTEMGGMNK; from the coding sequence ATGCAAAAAAAGAGTGATGCAGAATTGATGCAGTTAATTAAAGAAAAATACCGACCTGCATTAGAAGAATTATATGATCGTTATATTAAACTTGTATATTCCTTTAGTTTAAATTCGACGAAGGATCCCGATAAAGCCAAAGTCATCGTACAAGCTGTCTTTATGCGGATATGGACCACTGAGAATGGCTACAACCCCGAGAAAGGTCAGTTTGTGAATTGGCTGCTAACGATTACAAGAAATATCACTATTGACCATCATCGAAAGGAAAAAAGGGAAAATGTCTTCGTCGCAATCGAACAGGAGCAATTGGAGCAAATACCAGGAAATCCATCCAATAATCCTGCTGAAATCGTCTCAAGAAAGCTGCTTAGAGAACAAATACAAAAAACTTATCAATATCTTTCAAACAATCAAATCGAGCTTATTCAATGGCTGTATTGGGAGGGCTATACTCTTCGCGAAATAGCTGAAATGAAACAGGAACCACTTGGCACGATTAAAAGCCGGCTGCATCAGACTCTTAAAATCTTAAGAAATCACATGGTAACGGAGATGGGAGGAATGAATAAATGA
- a CDS encoding D-arabinono-1,4-lactone oxidase, giving the protein MLSVTEEKAKEWTNWSGSVKSYPASILFPSSIQEVVEIVKAASQQNKKIRVVGAGHSFTRLVQTNEILISLENLHGVEKLDKEKGLAEVWAGTNLKELGEALYELGVSQENLGDINSQSIAGAISTGTHGTGIAFGSISTQVAAITAVNASGEVLDCSDEENPNLFKAFQVSLGTLGIIVKVTLRVVPKLHLSYKCYRTKLTDCLERLVPLKQENRHFEFYWFPYTDTVQVKLMNKTNEASFKNNKWSEWKKLALENGIYWLLSEVCRLLPSMSKTISRISAIGVPSIEESGPSHLLFATPRLVRFNEMEYSIPAEHLRAALEEMKKCIETHQFAVHFPIECRYVKRDDIWLSPANERDSAYIAVHMYKGMSHEEYFYHIEKILQKYEGRPHWGKIHTMTPEQLQKIYPKWNTFLHIREELDPAGLFLNDYLCSLLA; this is encoded by the coding sequence ATGCTTTCTGTAACGGAAGAAAAAGCGAAAGAATGGACCAATTGGTCAGGTTCCGTAAAAAGTTACCCTGCTTCCATTTTGTTTCCAAGCAGTATCCAAGAAGTAGTTGAGATTGTAAAAGCAGCCTCTCAACAAAACAAAAAAATTCGTGTCGTCGGCGCAGGGCATTCCTTTACAAGGCTAGTACAAACAAATGAAATCCTTATTTCATTAGAAAATCTGCATGGAGTAGAAAAGCTAGATAAAGAAAAGGGCCTTGCTGAAGTATGGGCAGGAACGAACCTTAAGGAACTCGGGGAAGCCCTATATGAGCTCGGTGTATCACAAGAAAACCTTGGAGACATCAATTCACAATCTATCGCAGGGGCCATTAGTACAGGAACGCATGGCACGGGTATCGCATTTGGCAGCATTTCTACACAAGTCGCAGCCATTACTGCAGTCAACGCTTCAGGAGAAGTTCTAGATTGTTCAGATGAAGAAAACCCCAACCTATTTAAGGCATTTCAAGTATCCTTAGGGACGCTTGGAATTATCGTTAAAGTAACATTACGAGTCGTTCCAAAGCTCCACCTTTCCTACAAATGCTACCGCACGAAACTAACAGATTGCTTAGAACGTCTTGTTCCATTAAAGCAAGAAAACCGCCACTTTGAATTTTATTGGTTCCCCTATACCGATACAGTACAAGTTAAGCTAATGAATAAAACAAACGAAGCATCATTTAAGAATAATAAGTGGAGTGAATGGAAAAAGCTAGCTCTTGAGAATGGGATATACTGGTTGCTGTCAGAAGTATGCCGCTTACTGCCATCAATGAGTAAAACGATTAGCCGAATCTCGGCAATTGGTGTGCCAAGTATCGAAGAAAGCGGTCCAAGTCATTTGTTATTTGCCACTCCACGTCTCGTTCGTTTCAACGAGATGGAATACAGCATACCTGCAGAACATTTAAGGGCCGCATTGGAAGAAATGAAAAAATGTATCGAAACACATCAATTTGCTGTCCATTTCCCAATTGAATGTCGTTACGTAAAACGAGATGATATTTGGCTAAGTCCAGCAAATGAACGAGACTCTGCTTACATTGCTGTCCATATGTATAAGGGAATGTCTCATGAAGAATATTTTTACCATATCGAAAAAATTCTACAAAAATACGAAGGCCGTCCACACTGGGGAAAAATCCACACAATGACACCTGAACAATTACAAAAAATATACCCAAAATGGAATACCTTCCTTCATATACGAGAAGAACTTGATCCTGCTGGCTTGTTCTTAAATGACTACTTGTGCAGCTTATTGGCGTAA